The Exiguobacterium aurantiacum DSM 6208 genome includes a window with the following:
- a CDS encoding pirin family protein — protein sequence MTTRFVRDVADSWRVSYKQNGYPHVQQGWVLPPERKAEFDPFILMAEDWFKRGTFSDHPHRGFQTITYVIDGRLEHIDNHGGHSILDAGDVQYMNAGWAARHAEEAVADDLIHTLQLWLNLPKSLKTTTTSYQNVYLEDAPVVPIDGGHVRVYSGDIAGVTGPMQSLVPITMSEIQLRDGATYEHVLPTNHNAFVYVLAGSVELGSSATPLAKTDVATLTFDETAEGESALSINATSRAKLLVYSGVPLREDYIAHGPFVMNTEDEIRQAFRDYHAGVFGPPAVK from the coding sequence ATGACAACACGATTCGTTCGCGACGTCGCCGATAGTTGGCGCGTCTCCTATAAGCAGAACGGTTATCCGCACGTTCAACAAGGGTGGGTGTTACCACCGGAACGTAAAGCCGAGTTCGACCCGTTCATCTTGATGGCCGAAGACTGGTTCAAGCGCGGTACGTTCTCCGACCACCCGCACCGCGGCTTCCAGACGATCACCTATGTGATCGATGGTCGGCTCGAACATATCGACAACCACGGCGGGCACTCGATTCTCGATGCCGGGGACGTCCAGTACATGAACGCCGGTTGGGCCGCGCGTCATGCCGAGGAGGCCGTCGCGGACGACTTGATCCATACGTTGCAACTATGGCTCAATTTGCCGAAGTCGCTGAAGACGACGACGACATCTTATCAAAACGTCTACTTGGAGGACGCACCGGTCGTCCCAATCGACGGCGGACACGTGCGTGTCTACTCCGGTGACATCGCCGGCGTCACCGGACCGATGCAGAGCCTCGTCCCGATCACGATGAGCGAGATTCAATTGCGTGACGGGGCAACATATGAACACGTCTTGCCGACGAATCATAACGCCTTCGTCTACGTGCTCGCCGGATCCGTCGAGCTCGGATCGAGCGCGACGCCGCTTGCGAAGACGGACGTCGCGACATTGACGTTCGATGAGACGGCAGAGGGTGAGAGCGCCCTCTCAATCAACGCGACGTCCCGGGCGAAGCTCCTCGTCTATTCTGGTGTCCCGCTCCGTGAAGACTATATCGCCCACGGTCCGTTCGTCATGAACACCGAGGACGAGATTCGCCAAGCGTTCCGCGACTATCACGCCGGTGTCTTTGGTCCGCCCGCTGTGAAATAA
- a CDS encoding GNAT family N-acetyltransferase: MMRFLQTRDADLIATLNRPIHEHHLQLMPSFFAPYDHSRIRDTIADTMKQSGHHFIIGKFEEEPIGYVWFEEIVSKGTAFRQQIRTLYVRQISILPTHKRNGFGRQMMEYVEQWAHAHDFASIELDYWVANKEASRFYDQMGFQAKRQIVTKHLRDN, encoded by the coding sequence ATGATGCGATTTCTACAAACGAGAGACGCGGATTTGATTGCGACGTTGAATCGCCCCATTCATGAACACCACCTTCAGCTGATGCCGAGCTTTTTTGCTCCTTACGATCATTCGCGAATTCGTGACACGATTGCTGATACGATGAAGCAAAGCGGACATCATTTTATCATCGGTAAATTTGAGGAGGAACCAATCGGATATGTTTGGTTTGAAGAGATAGTGAGTAAAGGTACTGCGTTTCGTCAACAAATACGCACGCTATATGTCAGACAAATCAGCATCTTGCCAACTCACAAGCGGAACGGATTCGGCCGACAAATGATGGAATATGTGGAACAGTGGGCACATGCTCATGATTTTGCCTCCATCGAGCTAGATTATTGGGTCGCGAATAAAGAGGCGTCTAGATTTTATGACCAAATGGGGTTTCAGGCGAAACGTCAAATTGTCACGAAACACTTGCGAGATAATTAG